One Lytechinus variegatus isolate NC3 chromosome 14, Lvar_3.0, whole genome shotgun sequence genomic region harbors:
- the LOC121427864 gene encoding waprin-Phi1-like, which produces MAELLLLAIRGTCPAAGFGTCAELCSSDADCASTEKCCSNGCGHQCETAIQVVNPGTCPAISGGIGICIEACSSDADCASTEKCCSNGCGHVCQTAIQVNDGFCPAEVSNATGNCTSDGDCAANQKCCDNGSNNVCANSTDEKPGNCPANDGVGICIQDCSGDAECDGNKKCCSNGCGNVCRAPVKPGSCPQPGFGTCVQECNEDFDCPGAKRCCGNGCGNVCTDPE; this is translated from the exons ctgCTGCTGCTAGCAATCCGGGGGACTTGTCCCGCTGCTGGCTTCGGTACATGCGCCGAACTTTGCTCCAGTGATGCGGACTGCGCCTCCACTGAAAAGTGTTGCTCGAACGGATGTGGACACCAGTGTGAGACTGCAATTCAag tTGTTAATCCAGGGACTTGTCCCGCTATAAGTGGTGGCATCGGTATATGCATTGAAGCTTGCTCCAGTGATGCGGACTGCGCCTCCACTGAAAAGTGTTGCTCGAACGGATGTGGTCACGTGTGTCAGACTGCAATTCAag TTAACGATGGATTCTGTCCTGCGGAGGTTTCAAACGCCACTGGTAATTGTACCAGCGATGGTGATTGTGCGGCCAACCAGAAGTGTTGTGACAACGGAAGCAATAATGTGTGCGCAAACTCCACAG ATGAGAAACCGGGAAATTGCCCTGCAAATGACGGTGTTGGGATCTGTATCCAAGATTGTAGTGGCGATGCAGAGTGTGACGGTAATAAAAAGTGCTGTTCCAATGGATGCGGGAATGTGTGCAGGGCGCCAG TTAAACCCGGCAGTTGTCCTCAACCTGGTTTCGGGACATGCGTCCAAGAATGTAACGAGGATTTCGATTGCCCGGGTGCCAAGAGATGTTGTGGCAACGGATGCGGTAATGTGTGCACCGACCCAG AATAA